The Shinella zoogloeoides genome includes a region encoding these proteins:
- the proV gene encoding glycine betaine/L-proline ABC transporter ATP-binding protein ProV produces MAFITESDLAANDRPVKISIRNVFKVFGERPEKALELLEAGRSKAEIHAATGCTIGVNNATFDIRAGEIFVIMGLSGSGKSTMLRLINRLIEPTSGSIEIEGRDVARMPRGELIALRRRDISMVFQSFALLPNRTVIDNAAFGLEVAGVGEAERKQRARAALHAVGLDGYDDSRPDQLSGGMKQRVGLARALAAEPTVLLMDEAFSALDPLIRTEMQDELVRLQAEHSRTIVFVSHDLDEAMRIGDRICIMQNGEVVQVGTPDEIVLKPANDYVRSFFRNVDVSQVFRAGDVARKTQVTIIERQGVSAAAALERMEHYDRDVAIILGRDKTYHGMVSRNSLIETARDGASDPYRRAFLPDIEPIPASESLSNVLGKVAASAFPVPVVDEANRYLGSISKSALLETLDRTA; encoded by the coding sequence ATGGCTTTTATAACTGAGAGCGATCTTGCGGCGAACGACCGGCCGGTGAAGATCAGCATCAGGAATGTTTTCAAGGTTTTCGGCGAACGGCCGGAAAAGGCGCTCGAGCTTCTAGAGGCCGGCAGATCCAAGGCCGAGATCCATGCGGCGACCGGCTGCACCATCGGCGTCAACAACGCGACCTTCGACATCCGCGCCGGCGAGATCTTCGTCATCATGGGGCTTTCGGGCTCCGGCAAATCCACCATGCTGCGCCTCATCAACCGGCTGATCGAGCCCACATCCGGATCGATCGAGATCGAGGGCCGCGATGTCGCCCGCATGCCGCGCGGCGAACTGATCGCACTGCGCCGCCGCGACATCAGCATGGTCTTCCAGTCCTTCGCGCTCCTGCCGAACCGCACCGTCATCGACAACGCCGCCTTCGGGCTGGAAGTTGCCGGCGTCGGCGAGGCCGAGCGCAAGCAGCGCGCCCGCGCCGCACTGCACGCCGTCGGCCTCGACGGTTACGACGACAGCCGCCCCGACCAGCTTTCCGGCGGCATGAAACAGCGCGTCGGCCTTGCCCGCGCGCTCGCTGCAGAACCCACCGTGCTCCTGATGGACGAGGCCTTTTCCGCGCTCGACCCGCTCATCCGCACGGAAATGCAGGACGAGCTGGTGCGCCTCCAGGCCGAGCACAGCCGCACCATCGTCTTCGTCAGCCACGACCTCGACGAGGCCATGCGCATCGGCGACCGCATCTGCATCATGCAGAACGGCGAGGTGGTGCAGGTCGGGACGCCGGACGAGATCGTGCTGAAGCCCGCCAACGACTACGTGCGCTCCTTCTTCCGCAATGTCGACGTCTCGCAGGTCTTCCGCGCCGGCGACGTCGCCCGCAAGACGCAGGTGACGATCATCGAGCGCCAGGGCGTCTCCGCCGCCGCGGCGCTGGAGCGCATGGAGCACTACGACCGGGACGTCGCCATTATCCTCGGCCGCGACAAGACCTATCACGGCATGGTCAGCCGCAATTCGCTGATCGAGACTGCCCGCGACGGCGCGAGCGATCCCTACCGCCGCGCCTTCCTGCCGGATATCGAGCCGATCCCGGCGTCCGAGAGCCTCT